The Oryzias melastigma strain HK-1 linkage group LG15, ASM292280v2, whole genome shotgun sequence genome includes the window CACCTGACCAGTcacctgtgggaggagctatcgCTCCAGATTTGAACTAAAGTCCAGATGAGGATCAGGAAGTCTGTTGAAGAGCAGAAGCCACTCCCACATGACTGTTTTCTATGAAGTTACAGCGTGACTCACTCATTTACCATCAATCAACGAGGAGCGTCAGGTGACCTGTCTGTGGCTCCTCCCCTCAGTTCGGGTGCCGTTCTTTGTGGACCTGAAGCGCCCGCAGGACCATGGCTTAAACCACACCCACAACTTCTACCTGGAGCCTGAGAGCGGCCTGAAGACCGGAGTCTGGTAAAGgtcacacacgtgcacgcacacTGTCACAGGAGCACACCTGGGCACAGTAGGCCCCGCCCCCCATCAGGGAACTCTGTTCAGTCCTTTCAACAGTTTGACTTTGCATTCATGCAAACAATCTAGAGACAGACAGAGGAGCGAGTCGTCACTCAGACGTCACCTGTAATCCTGAAGACTCAGTCAGgctgcccccccccacacacatgcactcattcacgcacgcacacacacacctgagAACAGCTGATCCTCTTAGTCTCAACACAGACCGATTCTCCAAAATCCCATAAGTACCTGCTTCAGTTATTttcagtaaaacacagaatcaGGACAAAAGGAGGCGGAGTTATGGCACCGTCTCACCTGTTCTGCTGATTCTCCAACATATTTCTTCCCTTTAATACTTTATGCACGCCTGGCTCCACCCACTCCACCAGCCAACAGTTATGAAGAATTCATACAGCtgctgatgaagatgatgatgaagatgtgTTCCAGGCACACGGTTCCCGATCAAATGTGGAGAGAAGCTCAGGGTAAAGACGGCGCCTGGTACCTGTCCACGCTCAGCTCCGCCCACCCCGTCATCCTTTATCTCCACGGTAACGCCGGGACCAGAGGAGGGGACCACAGAGTGCAGCTGTACAAGGTGACGTTCCTATTGGCTTGGAGGCAGACTTACCTGTTGCAGGTGATTCACTCCTGTCCGTCTTCTTTCAGGTCCTCAGCTCGTTGGGTTACCATGTGGTGACGTTTGACTACAGAGGTGAGGGCCGCCGTCAGTCAGTCAGGAGGAGGAAAGCCCATCATaacctgtgtgtgtgcatgtgtgcgtgcacgTGCAGGTTGGGGGGATTCGGAGGGTTCGCCGTCAGAAGGCGTGATGACATCAGACGCCCTGTTCATCTACGATTGGCTGAAGCAGCAGATCGGGAAAACGAAGCGTCTCTACATCTGGGGACACTCTCTGGGAACAGGGTAACTCACGGGCACTAACACGTGCACAATCACGTGCGCAAGCATGTGCATTAACACGTGCAGCAACACGTGCAGAATCACGTGCGCAAGCATGTGCAGCAACACGTGCACAATCACATGCACTAACACGTGTACAAATAAGTGCACAATCACATGTACCAATCACGTGCACAAATAAGTGCATAATCATGTGCACCAACACGTGCACAAACAGGCGCAGCAAAATGTGCACTAATCACGTGCACTAACGCGTGCACCAATCGCGTGCACGAACAGGCGCAGCAACATGTGNNNNNNNNNNNNNNNNNNNNNNNNNNNNNNNNNNNNNNNNNNNNNNNNNNNNNNNNNNNNNNNNNNNNNNNNNNNNNNNNNNNNNNNNNNNNNNNNNNNNNNNNNNNNNNNNNNNNNNNNNNNNNNNNNNNNNNNNNNNNNNNNNNNNNNNNNNNNNNNNNNNNNNNNNNNNNNNNNNNNNNNNNNNNNNNNNNNNNNNNNNNNNNNNNNNNNNNNNNNNNNNNNNNNNNNNNNNNNNNNNNNNNNNNNNNNNNNNNNNNNNNNNNNNNNNNNNNNNNNNNNNNNNNNNNNNNNNNNNNNNNNNNNNNNNNNNNNNNNNNNNNNNNNNNNNNNNNNNNNNNNNNNNNNNNNNNNNNNNNNNNNNNNNNNNNNNNNNNNNNNNNNNNNNNNNNNNNNNNNNNNNNNNNNNNNNNNNNNNNNNNNNNNNNNNNNNNNNNNNNNNNNNNNNNNNNNNNNNNNNNNNNNNNNAACATGTGCAGAATCACGTGCGCAAGCATGTGCAGCAACACGTGCACAATCACATGCACTAACACGTGTACAAATAAGTGCACAATCACATGTACCAATCACGTGCACAAATAAGTGCATAATCATGTGCACCAACACGTGCACAAACAGGCGTAGCAACATGTGCATTAATCACGTGCACTAACGCGTGCACCGATCGCGTGCACGAACACATGCAACAACGCGTGCACCAATCACGTGCACAAACAGGTGCACAAACGGGTGCAGAAACATGTGCACCAATCGTGTGCACTAATCACATGCACTAACACGTGCACAAACAGGTGCACTAATGCGTTCACCTATCACATGCACCAATTGCGCACCGACACGTGCACCAAAACGTACACGAACACGTGCACTAACATCTGCATGTGTTACATCAGGATCAAATCTGTTTCATCTTTCAGAGTCGCCACAAACCTGGTGAGACGACTGTGTGACAGAGGTGAGacgcccacacacacactcacgcacacacacacacactcacgcacacacacacagacccacAGACCCAGAGAGGGTTTTGATTGGCTGTCAGGTCCTCACGTTTTCAGATTAAATCgactttttcaataaaaaaacaaataaatccaaaaacaaaaaaaatcaaagaaacaagattaagaatataaaaaaaaaaggtataaaataaactggtcattagtttttttttttttaccttgatgCTTTATTAAAGTCTAACTCCaactttttttagtcttttgtaaaatcattcccattttaattaataataatactgTTTTTGACCAATATAAAAATATACCTCTTAAGTTTTTAAGACGGTTTCtgcagttttttactttttacttctgagttgtgggcggggctgttggcacagaagttagcctcagttaatttcccatcagccctttctTTACTCTCTCTCCTACTAGCttgtagcacctcacaagctcaagctaacattagcgtagcaaaaaaaatggcagcaatatcGATTCTGTCCAgccgtccagttctgatccagatcccagaaacaaagacgttcaaggatctatttttctgtaagtggatgggcagaatggggcggagctgggagactttggccccgcccatgaCAGTTACTACATCACAAACCATCAGACTTCTACTAAAGGAGGTTGAACGTTGTCGTCCAGTTAGTTTAAAGGAGCCAGTGTTTTCTAATTTATGACGTTGGGTTGATCTGGGTGGtccagtggtgcagtggttctTATCTCACACTGAGaaggtttgaatcccggctgggacgtTTCTGTGTGCATGTTCTCCACGTGCACGTGAGGGTTTTCTCTGGTTTCTTCTCACAGTCCAAAACATAATTCATAGGTTGATTATTTATCCCAAAATGTCCCTCGATGTGCGTGAGAGCGTGTCGCCCTGAGACGGGATGGCGGCCTGTTCAGGGTGTGCCCCGCCGTCGCCCCAAAGTAGCTGTTTAGGCTCCTGTGACCCCAAACGATGATGGGTTGACTGAGAACTTTCCTGTGTGTGTTCAGGAAGTCCTCCCGACGCTCTGATCTTAGAGTCTCCGTTCACGAACATCAGAGAGGAGGCCAGGTGCCACCCGTTCTCCATGGTAACGCACGCACCCACACGTGCACGTTTCCTGTGATTAGCAGCCTCACGCAGGTGTTTGTGTTCCAGGTGTACAGGTATCTGCCGGGCTTTGATTGGTTCTTCCTGGACGCCATCGCCGCCAACAACATCCGCTTCGCCAGCGACGAGAAGTTAGTGGATTtccacttcctgtctgcagaTCATGTGATCACACACCTGTGTTTGAGGTCGTCATGTTCAGTTTAGATAATGGGAGAGTGACCATGAACAGAGGCCACGCCCACTCTGATTTAAACTATcgaatctttgtttttcatggatgtttttctattaaatctGATCAATATTTCCTCCTGAATGTTCTTCTGGGTTTGAGGTTTCTGATTCTACGTCGGCTCATTACACGTCTGTACATTAAATCTTCAATATTGTAATAAAAATCCTTTGATGTTCTGCAGCCGACCGACGAACTGCATTTAATGGCGTGTCTGTTTGTGCAGCGTAAACCACATTTCCTGTCCGATGCTGATACTCCACGCCGAGGACGACACCGTGGTTCCGTTCTACCTGGGAAAAAAGGTAAAGAGCTGCTCAGTTCAAAGGTCAAACTGCAGGAAGTCGCgtcttttcagagtaaaagtctGTTTCTTCTTCACTGCTGAGCAGATTAACAACTTTAAGGAGACGCTTATGAACCCCAAACCTTCTGGaatgttcttttcttctttttaagaactttttaaaataactatgaATAATTTAAAGGCATATTTGACTTTTAATCGAGGGTGGGCAAACCTTTAGACTGGCTCTAAAATTTGATCGGTGGAATGTTTTTGTCATCCACCTCACAAGAGAAAGGAATTACCTggaatcaaaatgaaaacatgctttaatttgattgaaaatgactttaacacggaacattttttagtttttatttcaacatttttagcttttgttctcattttagagctaATTGCAGTGATGGGTTCATGTCCCTCtgggaaaacccaaacttacaTTGTTCTTGTGGACTCTGGGATTCAATCAATGAACTTATAAATAGCTTTAATGCCaatatgtcaaatatcatggaaaGTTTTGCTCCTAGTgaggtgaaggtgatctctggtaggaaaaaacctccatggagaaattccacTCATAAAGAATGGAAAAATAGATTGTCGGAAATCTGAGCGCAGATGGAGAAAGACTAAACTGTAGGTTGATTATGGCGTAAAAAACACATGAtcgtcagaaaaaaacaataaatcttccAACATGTCATGAGTGCAGAGAACTTTCAGCACCTGTAGACAAAAGTCAATGTATTTCTGTACGTCTaggacaccagaattacaggagAAATGAAACATTAACGATTATCTCTGCAATTTATCCCCGTTTGGCGGGCCAGACTCGACAGTTTTCCGTAGTTTTCCCACCCGATCTAAATGTTATCTGatcacaaacaagaaaaaacctttttgtttttacagcagaCGAGCAAATGTGTGAAACTGGGATTTCTACTAAACTTtgacaggaaatattttaatctttttgacaCCAAACTGAATCTTCAGCCTCGTTTCCACCGAGCATCCGGTACcgtccggtccggtccggttcgtccggtattttgagtgtttctattGTTAATGGATCCATTAAACTGTTCTGACCCGTAACTCTggaggtccatagaaaaatagaacaggatggtcggggcggagccgctgtatCCACCTGCTGATCGGCAGAAAGTGACGACAtcagaaagcaccagtatagcgctcAGCTAAcatttccgttttcctctttacggcggttTTCCTCTTAGCCGCCGAGCAGATCCTCTTTAAACAACATTAAGTTCCTGTTCTGCACGATATTCAGAAAGTGAAGACAGAGaaagacaagctgctggatgacctccattgttgttgctctGCTAGTCGTCCCACAACAACGATACGCTAGCGGTCGACAGcaccgtgaaaacaaaacactcgGTGGAAGAGAGGCTGAACCCAGTGGAaacactcgccagaattaaccGGACCGCTctactccttactggaccggaccgctcagtgcaAACGAGGACTTAGActcaaaaaacagacattttgaacCAGAACCAAATGTTGTTGAGATCTGCGGATGTTTAGACCTGAACCTTCCTCGGCAGTCTGCtcctctgacctttgac containing:
- the abhd12 gene encoding lysophosphatidylserine lipase ABHD12; this encodes MRKRSSPPCAEQDSDAAENRRPVDGGRRDPQEDGSMGKPFRRLGLLGKMKRILFVLMIIYLSIPVIVKMFPSIQAKLVFLNFVRVPFFVDLKRPQDHGLNHTHNFYLEPESGLKTGVWHTVPDQMWREAQGKDGAWYLSTLSSAHPVILYLHGNAGTRGGDHRVQLYKVLSSLGYHVVTFDYRGWGDSEGSPSEGVMTSDALFIYDWLKQQIGKTKRLYIWGHSLGTGVATNLVRRLCDRGSPPDALILESPFTNIREEARCHPFSMVYRYLPGFDWFFLDAIAANNIRFASDENVNHISCPMLILHAEDDTVVPFYLGKKLYSVASRSQSLAGHKVQFVSFPASLGYKHKFIYRSPELPSILSDFLGVAHPVAL